In one Paenibacillus sp. JQZ6Y-1 genomic region, the following are encoded:
- a CDS encoding CGNR zinc finger domain-containing protein has protein sequence MDMMWTDFLNSDYHDWKEGKHDQDKLPLSSWQQLFLEQHQLNAHAPATEQELEMLQELRVKLSQIASQASSGESLSTQHLAYLNSVLQGASVQRQLQIKDEQLALHYSSQQIGWHAVAAEIVTDFAKTLLDGDARRIRHCDNPDCRWVFYDDTRSRTKRYCDDKLCGNLMKVRRFRARQKNNTT, from the coding sequence ATGGATATGATGTGGACTGATTTTTTGAATAGTGATTATCATGACTGGAAAGAGGGCAAGCATGATCAAGACAAATTGCCACTATCCTCGTGGCAGCAGCTTTTTCTTGAGCAGCATCAGCTGAACGCCCATGCACCGGCGACTGAGCAAGAATTGGAGATGTTACAGGAATTGCGCGTGAAGCTGAGTCAAATAGCATCGCAAGCATCATCAGGCGAGTCATTATCTACGCAGCATCTAGCATATTTAAATTCTGTGTTGCAAGGAGCTTCTGTACAGCGCCAGCTACAAATCAAAGATGAACAGCTAGCCCTACATTATAGCTCACAGCAGATCGGATGGCATGCAGTAGCAGCAGAGATTGTTACGGATTTTGCAAAAACGTTGCTTGATGGCGATGCCCGCCGTATCCGTCACTGTGACAACCCTGATTGTCGCTGGGTCTTTTATGACGATACCCGTAGCCGTACCAAGCGCTATTGCGATGATAAGCTATGTGGCAACTTGATGAAGGTTCGCCGTTTTCGAGCACGGCAAAAGAACAATACAACGTAA
- a CDS encoding glutamine--tRNA ligase/YqeY domain fusion protein, with amino-acid sequence MIHSNPSHSIDPDHVEHDHFITRIIKEDLAEGLFSRPIATRFPPEPNGYLHIGSAFAIILNASMAKQFNGEFVLRLDDTNPLKEDEEYVRAIIRDLAWLGYHPAVHYGSDYSEDYYAAAVHLVKKGKAYVCDLTPADMAKYRGTLTEKGIDSPYRNRSVTENLELLSAMRAGQFATGEKVLRARIDMASPNMNLRDPVLYRIIHTPHYRTGNEWCIYPMYDFAHPIQDWKEGITHSLCSIEFKEHRPLYDWVLHELEIVEPPKQREFGRLNISGVVTSKRYLRQLVEGRYVDGWDDPRLPTLQGMRRRGYTADSIHAFFQDVGMIRASSTVDLGMLEHAVRQDLKPKAMSAMVILNPVKVVITNYDAATTEWLEVENHPQHEASGTRQLPFTREIWIEREDVMDVPERGFHRLSPGVEVRLKGAYFIRCERIVHDPETSEISEVHCMYDPATRSGSGFNERKVKSTIHWVAASHAVPVEVHLYHPLLKEESDVTEMVNTDEEAKIEDIPDTVHDPVNDDPWKDRIRPDSRIVVEHALAEPMLRHPDPEAHYQFIRHGYFVTDSRYSREDHPVFNRVVSLKDSWKRS; translated from the coding sequence ATGATTCATTCCAATCCATCGCATTCTATAGATCCTGATCATGTTGAACATGATCATTTTATTACTCGTATCATCAAAGAAGATCTGGCAGAAGGTCTATTCAGTCGCCCTATCGCGACTCGTTTCCCGCCGGAGCCGAACGGTTACTTGCATATCGGCAGCGCCTTCGCCATTATCCTGAACGCAAGTATGGCAAAGCAGTTCAACGGTGAATTTGTGTTACGGCTGGATGATACGAATCCGCTCAAGGAGGACGAGGAATATGTCCGAGCCATCATCCGCGATCTAGCTTGGCTCGGTTATCATCCAGCGGTACATTACGGGTCAGATTACAGCGAAGATTATTATGCTGCTGCTGTACATCTGGTTAAAAAGGGTAAAGCCTATGTATGTGATCTGACGCCAGCGGACATGGCAAAATATCGTGGCACACTAACTGAAAAAGGCATAGATAGTCCATACCGTAACCGCAGTGTCACTGAGAATTTGGAGCTGTTATCCGCTATGCGTGCGGGTCAATTCGCTACTGGGGAAAAGGTACTGCGTGCACGTATTGATATGGCATCGCCTAACATGAATTTACGTGATCCAGTGCTATACCGGATCATTCATACACCGCATTATCGCACAGGGAACGAGTGGTGCATTTATCCGATGTATGATTTTGCGCATCCCATTCAAGATTGGAAGGAAGGCATCACGCATTCTTTATGCTCCATTGAATTTAAGGAGCATCGTCCCTTATACGACTGGGTGTTGCATGAGCTGGAGATCGTCGAGCCGCCGAAGCAACGCGAGTTTGGACGATTGAATATTAGCGGTGTGGTAACGAGCAAGCGGTATTTGCGGCAATTGGTGGAGGGTAGATACGTAGATGGCTGGGATGATCCGCGCTTGCCAACCTTACAAGGGATGCGTCGTCGCGGCTATACGGCAGATAGTATTCATGCCTTTTTCCAAGATGTTGGTATGATTCGGGCAAGCAGCACTGTGGATCTCGGTATGCTGGAACACGCTGTTCGTCAGGATCTCAAGCCAAAAGCCATGTCCGCTATGGTAATTCTGAATCCAGTCAAAGTCGTTATTACCAACTACGATGCTGCCACTACCGAATGGCTAGAAGTGGAGAATCATCCGCAACATGAAGCTAGTGGTACACGTCAGCTTCCATTCACTCGTGAAATCTGGATCGAGCGTGAGGATGTGATGGACGTGCCAGAGCGCGGTTTCCATCGCCTATCGCCGGGTGTGGAAGTGCGGCTGAAAGGGGCGTATTTCATCCGGTGTGAACGGATTGTGCATGACCCAGAGACGAGTGAGATCAGCGAGGTGCATTGTATGTATGATCCTGCCACACGTAGCGGTAGCGGATTCAATGAACGTAAAGTAAAATCAACCATTCACTGGGTAGCTGCCTCTCATGCTGTTCCGGTAGAGGTACATTTGTATCATCCATTGCTCAAGGAAGAAAGTGATGTAACTGAGATGGTGAATACAGATGAAGAGGCGAAGATAGAGGATATTCCCGACACAGTGCATGATCCAGTCAACGATGATCCGTGGAAGGATCGTATCCGCCCCGATTCGCGCATCGTAGTTGAGCATGCGCTGGCAGAGCCGATGCTTCGTCATCCTGATCCAGAGGCGCATTATCAATTCATCCGACATGGGTATTTTGTAACCGATAGCCGGTATAGCCGCGAGGATCATCCGGTATTCAATCGGGTCGTATCACTCAAGGACTCATGGAAACGAAGTTAA
- a CDS encoding heavy metal translocating P-type ATPase — MGQASLKLTTRELTLDGLHCANCAMKIENGVSKIKGVSSCSVNFVNKTLTLETDQEQAEQVTGEAARTVNRIEPHIQVKVKAPIAKTIAQAHRLDSDTMALHHPAIHADADISHGNHTSTSAQHMHAHEHTQSEHSHTHTHTHDHDHQGHTHAHGDNQQRNLLLRLVGGGILLAGGLILPLSGTVELTVFLIAYLIAGGDIVWQAVRNIIRGQVFDEYFLMAVATVGAFLIGQYPEGVAVMLFYQLGEMFQGYAVERSRRSIAELMNIRPDYANLQTANGITQVSPETVQIGDHIVIKPGEKVPLDGIVIAGNSMLDTSALTGESVPRQAQVNSEVLAGFVNKNGVITLQVSRGFGESSVAKILELVQNASSKKAQTEKFITKFARYYTPAVVIIATLLAVVPPLLISGASFADWVYRALVFLVISCPCALVVSIPLGFFGGIGAASRNGILVKGSNYLEALNGVKYVVFDKTGTLTKGTFAVTGIYPAAGTSYTQQQLLEIAAYAELHSSHPIAESIRDAHKDTLDQARIRDYSEHAGYGIEVMLDNRHILAGNRRLMERNKLVATEPTGVGTIVHLAVDGEYAGHIVIADEIKPDAAAAITMLKQQGIRKVIMLTGDTRQTAEQVAHQLGVDEVYSELLPEDKVAQLERLNELRARGEKIVFVGDGINDTPVLAQADIGVAMGGLGSDAAIEAADVVIMNDEPSRLPAAIGIARRTRRIVWQNIWFALGVKVIFMTLGAFGIATMWEAVFSDVGVTLLAVLNAMRVLRINLSSLIPSIHSTSSSMKTAKSN, encoded by the coding sequence ATGGGACAGGCATCGTTAAAACTGACGACGCGTGAGTTGACACTAGATGGACTGCATTGTGCCAATTGCGCGATGAAGATCGAGAACGGTGTGAGCAAGATCAAGGGTGTATCTTCCTGCTCCGTTAACTTTGTCAATAAAACATTGACCTTAGAAACGGATCAGGAGCAGGCGGAACAAGTGACTGGTGAAGCTGCACGCACCGTGAATCGCATCGAACCGCATATACAGGTCAAGGTGAAAGCACCTATCGCAAAAACGATTGCTCAAGCCCATCGCCTCGATAGCGATACAATGGCTTTGCACCATCCAGCTATCCATGCTGATGCGGATATTTCGCACGGAAATCATACCTCAACATCGGCACAGCATATGCACGCACACGAGCATACACAGTCAGAGCATTCACATACACATACACATACACATGACCATGATCATCAAGGTCACACGCACGCTCATGGCGACAATCAGCAGCGCAATTTGCTGCTCCGTTTGGTAGGCGGCGGTATTTTACTAGCAGGCGGGTTAATACTGCCTTTGTCTGGTACAGTCGAACTGACAGTATTTCTCATAGCGTATCTGATTGCTGGCGGTGATATTGTTTGGCAGGCAGTACGCAATATCATACGCGGACAAGTATTTGACGAGTATTTTCTAATGGCGGTAGCGACGGTGGGGGCGTTCCTTATCGGTCAATATCCAGAAGGTGTAGCAGTTATGCTCTTTTATCAGCTAGGAGAGATGTTTCAAGGCTATGCGGTCGAGCGCTCGCGTCGTTCGATTGCTGAGCTCATGAATATTCGTCCAGATTATGCCAATCTGCAAACAGCGAATGGCATAACTCAGGTATCGCCGGAGACAGTGCAGATCGGCGATCATATTGTTATCAAGCCGGGGGAAAAGGTTCCTTTGGATGGTATCGTGATTGCAGGCAATTCTATGTTGGATACTTCTGCACTGACTGGTGAATCCGTTCCGCGTCAAGCGCAAGTGAATAGCGAAGTATTGGCGGGCTTTGTGAATAAAAATGGCGTGATAACTCTCCAAGTCAGCCGTGGATTTGGGGAGTCATCGGTAGCGAAGATTCTGGAGCTGGTGCAAAATGCCAGCAGCAAAAAGGCGCAGACCGAGAAGTTTATTACCAAGTTCGCTCGCTACTATACGCCAGCGGTTGTGATTATTGCAACGTTGCTGGCAGTTGTTCCGCCATTGCTGATCAGCGGTGCATCCTTTGCAGACTGGGTCTATCGCGCACTTGTGTTTCTCGTAATTTCTTGTCCATGCGCACTGGTCGTGTCGATTCCACTTGGTTTTTTTGGGGGGATTGGTGCTGCATCCCGCAATGGCATTCTGGTCAAGGGCAGCAATTATTTGGAAGCATTAAATGGCGTCAAATATGTCGTATTCGATAAAACAGGCACATTGACAAAAGGTACATTTGCCGTCACTGGAATATATCCTGCAGCAGGTACGTCCTATACGCAGCAGCAATTGCTGGAAATTGCCGCTTATGCGGAGCTGCATTCCAGTCATCCGATTGCCGAATCAATTCGTGATGCCCATAAGGATACATTGGATCAAGCACGAATCAGGGATTATAGTGAGCATGCCGGTTATGGCATTGAAGTGATGCTAGATAATCGACATATACTTGCTGGTAATCGGCGACTGATGGAGCGGAATAAGCTTGTTGCTACAGAACCGACAGGTGTGGGTACGATTGTGCATCTGGCTGTGGATGGAGAATATGCAGGGCATATCGTAATTGCCGACGAGATCAAGCCGGATGCTGCTGCCGCCATCACCATGCTCAAGCAGCAAGGAATCCGCAAAGTGATCATGCTGACCGGCGATACTCGTCAAACAGCGGAGCAGGTGGCGCATCAGCTAGGAGTGGACGAGGTGTATTCCGAATTGCTGCCAGAGGACAAGGTAGCTCAACTGGAACGACTGAATGAATTACGCGCACGTGGAGAGAAGATTGTTTTCGTTGGTGACGGGATTAACGATACACCTGTGCTGGCTCAAGCAGACATCGGTGTAGCGATGGGTGGTCTAGGTTCAGATGCGGCGATTGAAGCGGCAGATGTAGTCATTATGAATGACGAACCTTCCCGTTTACCTGCGGCAATTGGCATCGCTCGTCGTACCCGCCGTATTGTTTGGCAAAATATATGGTTTGCACTTGGTGTGAAGGTGATCTTCATGACGCTAGGCGCATTCGGCATTGCTACGATGTGGGAAGCGGTATTCTCTGATGTAGGTGTCACCTTGCTGGCTGTACTGAATGCGATGCGGGTGCTGCGGATCAACCTTTCATCCTTGATTCCATCTATCCATTCCACTTCATCTTCTATGAAGACAGCAAAAAGTAACTGA
- a CDS encoding flagellar brake protein, with protein sequence MKLQNYIFANQYLDVQDDEGNMFVGRVEEFDEQYITLADIARLEHIAPREKLALSDMMKKDVFAFFVGHNKLKYQFKTRITRSDENQIRIKLQSPNPDEIIKIQNRDYLRISSSLRCDLHVVEEDTDLELQIYTHDISGGGLSFYSRQPVNYQKYEGTLYLYKGSNEMLLPFKADLVYMNQLEDQKYKVALKYSDIKEQHRNHIIRYAIQEQVRFRK encoded by the coding sequence ATGAAGCTACAAAATTATATTTTTGCCAATCAGTATCTGGATGTGCAGGACGATGAAGGCAATATGTTCGTTGGGCGGGTAGAGGAGTTCGATGAGCAATATATTACGCTGGCTGATATTGCCCGTCTGGAGCATATCGCACCTCGTGAGAAGCTTGCATTGAGCGACATGATGAAAAAGGATGTGTTCGCCTTTTTCGTTGGTCATAACAAGCTGAAATATCAGTTCAAAACTAGAATTACACGCAGCGATGAGAACCAAATTCGAATCAAGCTGCAAAGCCCTAATCCAGACGAGATTATTAAAATTCAAAACCGCGATTATTTGCGGATTAGCTCATCGCTACGCTGTGATCTGCATGTCGTGGAAGAGGATACAGATCTGGAATTGCAAATTTATACGCATGATATTAGCGGTGGCGGTTTATCCTTTTACAGCCGGCAGCCGGTGAATTACCAAAAGTATGAAGGCACCTTATATCTATATAAAGGAAGCAACGAAATGTTGCTGCCCTTCAAAGCAGATCTTGTCTATATGAATCAACTGGAAGATCAAAAATACAAAGTAGCGCTCAAATATAGCGATATTAAGGAACAGCACCGTAACCATATTATCCGTTACGCAATTCAGGAACAGGTGCGTTTCCGTAAATAA
- a CDS encoding C40 family peptidase yields MKKLILSLLAAAVICTAQPDGASASTPTFKSEIKSQATRVIGTPYVMGGTSTHGFDCSGFTRYVYKKLNKSLPRTARQQAKIGKAVYKGNLSVGDLVFFNTMGYGISHVGIYIGNNKFIHSASSTGVTISSLSQSYYKNRYVTARRVVK; encoded by the coding sequence TTGAAGAAATTGATATTGTCTCTGCTGGCTGCGGCTGTGATTTGCACAGCACAACCGGACGGCGCATCTGCCAGCACACCGACATTTAAAAGTGAAATTAAAAGCCAAGCAACTCGCGTCATCGGTACACCTTATGTGATGGGTGGAACGAGCACACACGGGTTCGATTGCTCCGGCTTTACTCGATATGTATATAAAAAGCTGAATAAGTCACTGCCACGCACCGCTCGCCAACAAGCCAAAATAGGTAAAGCTGTCTATAAGGGGAATCTTTCGGTAGGCGATCTGGTCTTTTTTAACACGATGGGATACGGTATCTCGCATGTCGGCATCTATATCGGTAATAACAAATTTATTCATTCCGCAAGCAGTACCGGTGTAACGATTAGTAGTTTATCTCAATCGTATTACAAAAACCGCTACGTGACGGCAAGGCGTGTCGTTAAGTAA
- a CDS encoding FAD-dependent oxidoreductase, producing MSKKVLIVGGVAGGASAAARLRRLDEHAEIIMFEKGPHISFANCGLPYYIGGSITDRERLLVQTPKGMTERFRIDVRTESEVIAVDAQRRTITVNSRSKGIYEEQYDELILSPGARPIVPELPGVDHPLIRTVRNVSDIDNIKQLLDANNNGQAIVIGGGFIGVEMAENLHEAGMQVTLIEGNQQILSPFDHELAAQLAQHMEQQGIRLLFGQRVEGFTSLDDLVGVQLANGHVLSAHLVILAIGVKPDTAFLHDSGITLGARGHIIVNEALETNQPHIYAVGDATEWHGQQGQIIAIPLAGPANKQGRIAADRIAGLPTLYKGTQGTSILKVFQLTGASTGSNEKTLRRLGLPYHSVIVHPSSHASYYPGASPITLKLLFTPQGRIMGAQAIGYEGVDKRIDDIAIAMRFGGHVSDLAELELSYAPPYSSAKDPVNIAGYAADNMITGRAQMVTYDQLEQLYNAEDASILLIDVRSQIEHDNGHIPGSLSIPVDELRDRLDELDANKRILVYCQVGLRGYTASQILRQHGYHVANLSGGYKTWRQAQFRPASLPTFQDKDRTGQIYHHQGSVHDTKPTQQTSHPISQPQQREQQTSVAEHVSARSPEGSAASEHTATSTGIDLELDVCGLSCPGPLIQVKQMSDQMTAGQQLRVRASDPGFYEDIKAWCKMSGYSLLRLEYLAGGVIEAVLRKPTDAEQHRTQATRLTNAIDDIQQPTSPPASTMVVFSGDLDKAIASFIIANGAAASGRKVTMFFTFWGLNMIRKPQQPPVQKDMLGRMFGFMMPRGSRKLGMSKMNMLGIGPRMIRGVMGQRNIASLEELIQSALSQGVELVACQMSMDVMGIQREELLDDVMLGGVGYYLGQADQSNHNLFI from the coding sequence ATGAGTAAAAAAGTCTTGATTGTCGGCGGGGTAGCTGGCGGTGCATCTGCTGCCGCCCGATTGCGTCGATTGGATGAACATGCTGAGATTATTATGTTTGAAAAAGGGCCGCATATCTCTTTTGCCAATTGCGGTTTGCCCTATTATATCGGCGGCTCTATTACGGATCGAGAGCGGCTGCTTGTGCAAACGCCAAAGGGCATGACGGAGCGCTTTCGCATTGATGTACGTACAGAGAGCGAAGTGATCGCGGTAGATGCTCAGCGACGCACCATTACAGTAAACAGTCGAAGCAAGGGTATATATGAAGAACAATATGACGAATTGATATTATCACCGGGCGCACGACCGATCGTACCTGAGCTACCTGGCGTTGATCATCCTCTTATCCGTACCGTGCGCAATGTATCGGATATTGACAACATCAAACAATTGCTAGATGCAAATAACAACGGACAAGCGATTGTTATTGGTGGCGGCTTTATCGGTGTAGAAATGGCTGAAAATCTGCACGAAGCAGGGATGCAAGTAACCTTGATTGAAGGCAATCAGCAAATCTTATCTCCTTTTGATCATGAGTTAGCTGCACAGCTGGCACAGCATATGGAGCAGCAAGGCATTCGGCTTCTTTTCGGGCAGCGTGTAGAAGGCTTTACTTCTCTCGATGACCTAGTCGGCGTTCAATTGGCTAACGGTCATGTATTATCTGCTCATCTCGTTATTCTCGCCATCGGTGTAAAGCCAGATACCGCTTTTCTACACGATAGCGGCATTACGCTTGGGGCGCGTGGACATATTATCGTAAATGAAGCATTGGAAACAAATCAACCGCATATTTATGCAGTCGGTGATGCAACCGAATGGCATGGTCAGCAGGGGCAGATTATAGCCATTCCACTTGCTGGTCCGGCAAACAAGCAGGGCAGAATCGCCGCTGACCGGATCGCTGGTTTGCCAACTCTTTACAAGGGCACGCAAGGGACTTCCATTTTAAAGGTATTCCAGTTGACTGGTGCTTCCACTGGCTCCAATGAGAAAACGTTGCGCCGTCTCGGTCTGCCGTATCATAGCGTGATTGTACATCCGAGTTCACATGCCTCCTACTACCCCGGGGCTAGCCCGATCACGCTCAAGCTTTTATTTACACCTCAAGGACGAATAATGGGTGCACAAGCGATAGGGTATGAAGGTGTAGACAAACGAATTGACGATATTGCCATTGCTATGCGTTTTGGCGGTCATGTAAGTGATCTTGCTGAGCTTGAATTAAGCTATGCACCTCCCTATTCTTCTGCCAAAGATCCGGTGAATATCGCTGGGTATGCAGCAGATAATATGATTACTGGACGTGCTCAGATGGTTACGTATGATCAATTGGAGCAGCTCTATAATGCCGAGGATGCTTCTATATTGCTGATTGATGTACGTAGCCAAATTGAGCACGATAACGGTCATATTCCCGGTTCCCTGTCCATTCCAGTCGATGAGCTACGTGATCGTCTCGATGAGCTGGATGCTAATAAACGTATTCTGGTCTATTGTCAGGTCGGTCTACGGGGATATACCGCATCGCAAATATTGCGGCAGCACGGATACCATGTCGCCAATTTAAGCGGCGGATACAAAACATGGCGACAAGCACAATTCCGCCCAGCTTCTTTGCCAACGTTTCAGGATAAGGATCGTACGGGACAGATCTACCATCATCAGGGTTCTGTACATGACACAAAGCCAACTCAGCAAACAAGTCATCCTATCTCTCAGCCACAACAACGTGAACAACAAACAAGCGTAGCAGAACATGTATCTGCACGTTCACCCGAAGGCAGTGCAGCGTCCGAACATACAGCTACCAGTACAGGAATCGATCTGGAGCTGGACGTATGCGGATTAAGCTGTCCCGGTCCTCTAATTCAAGTCAAACAAATGTCTGACCAGATGACTGCCGGGCAACAGCTACGCGTCCGTGCATCTGATCCGGGATTTTACGAAGACATTAAGGCATGGTGCAAGATGTCAGGCTACTCCTTGCTTCGTCTGGAGTATCTTGCAGGCGGTGTGATTGAGGCGGTGTTGCGTAAACCGACAGATGCCGAGCAACATAGAACGCAAGCTACACGCTTGACCAACGCTATCGATGACATCCAACAGCCAACGTCACCACCCGCCAGCACTATGGTTGTATTTAGCGGTGATCTGGATAAAGCAATTGCTTCTTTTATTATCGCCAATGGCGCGGCAGCCAGCGGTCGCAAGGTTACGATGTTCTTTACCTTCTGGGGATTGAATATGATCCGTAAGCCGCAGCAACCGCCTGTGCAGAAAGACATGCTGGGACGCATGTTCGGCTTTATGATGCCACGCGGTAGCCGCAAGCTGGGCATGTCAAAAATGAATATGCTGGGCATAGGTCCACGTATGATTCGCGGTGTAATGGGGCAACGCAATATCGCCTCACTCGAAGAACTGATACAGAGCGCTCTTTCACAAGGCGTAGAGTTGGTCGCCTGTCAGATGTCGATGGATGTGATGGGCATTCAACGGGAAGAACTGCTAGACGATGTGATGCTTGGCGGTGTTGGCTATTATCTTGGTCAAGCAGATCAGTCGAACCACAACCTGTTTATTTAG
- a CDS encoding ArsR/SmtB family transcription factor codes for MDSIAFDPKDLKLFDEPANLLKALSHPVRLCIVRGLIRKKKCNVSYMQECLDMPQSTVSQHLQKLRNAGIVATERSGLEVNYVLADERIGPIVHILFGEEECES; via the coding sequence ATGGATTCCATCGCGTTTGATCCCAAAGATTTAAAATTGTTTGACGAGCCTGCTAATCTGCTCAAAGCTCTATCCCACCCTGTACGTCTCTGTATCGTACGCGGATTGATACGTAAAAAGAAATGTAATGTCTCGTATATGCAGGAGTGTCTGGATATGCCGCAATCCACCGTATCTCAACATCTGCAAAAGCTTCGCAATGCGGGAATTGTCGCCACCGAGCGCAGCGGTTTAGAAGTAAACTACGTACTTGCCGATGAGCGTATTGGTCCCATTGTCCACATTTTATTTGGAGAGGAAGAATGTGAATCATGA
- a CDS encoding DUF896 domain-containing protein, which produces MIKSLERINQLAKKQREHGLTDTEKEEQHVLRQEYLREIRGQVLSTFSQLTVVDAEGNDVTPEKLRAEKEKGFTLE; this is translated from the coding sequence ATGATCAAAAGTTTAGAACGAATCAATCAACTGGCCAAAAAACAACGCGAGCATGGCCTTACCGATACGGAAAAAGAAGAACAACATGTTCTTCGTCAAGAATACCTGCGCGAAATTCGCGGGCAGGTACTCAGTACCTTTTCCCAACTGACCGTTGTCGATGCTGAAGGTAACGATGTAACACCTGAGAAGCTCAGAGCGGAAAAGGAAAAAGGATTTACTCTGGAATAG
- a CDS encoding TetR/AcrR family transcriptional regulator, with product MNKVLDKRAQIVEAALELFAQQGFDATTVPEIATRAEVGAGTIYRYFSSKEALLNALFQEKISWLHEAFQRDFPQAGDSKSRWIHIIDRLHQMATLDWEGLQFIDTQHYFRLLDQQSIDIHDQLLAFVSQQIVAGQQAKVLKPMEPLLMISITFGAFLGIHKYRHGQRTGLPRDPDQLHEIARQCCWDLIALHAE from the coding sequence GTGAATAAAGTGCTGGATAAAAGAGCTCAAATTGTAGAAGCAGCGCTTGAGCTGTTTGCACAGCAGGGCTTTGATGCGACCACGGTACCGGAGATTGCTACACGCGCAGAAGTCGGGGCTGGCACGATCTATCGTTATTTTAGCAGTAAGGAAGCCTTGCTAAATGCGTTATTTCAGGAAAAAATAAGCTGGCTACATGAAGCATTTCAACGGGATTTTCCGCAGGCTGGCGATAGTAAGAGCCGTTGGATTCATATCATTGACCGCTTGCATCAGATGGCAACGCTGGATTGGGAAGGTCTGCAATTTATCGATACCCAACATTATTTCCGATTACTCGATCAGCAGAGCATCGACATTCATGATCAATTGCTGGCATTTGTATCACAGCAAATTGTAGCAGGGCAGCAGGCAAAGGTGCTGAAGCCGATGGAGCCACTGCTGATGATCTCTATTACATTTGGAGCATTTCTCGGTATTCACAAATACCGTCACGGGCAACGAACCGGATTGCCACGCGATCCCGATCAATTGCACGAGATTGCCCGACAATGCTGTTGGGATCTGATTGCGCTACATGCGGAATGA